A window of the bacterium genome harbors these coding sequences:
- a CDS encoding helix-turn-helix domain-containing protein, with the protein MNDILTKVLEIIVWVGALQSLFLAVYVLTVKNERHRDSILPAMLFIVLSLRVAKSALWAYWDATPLWVLNLGFAAHACIGPLFFLYVFALSRPERQLNWLAWTHFIPAALILAGIQKLTLSEFWYAGWYTALLIQNIMYVIAGFIIIWQYRRDQAFPFSWLIRLQIGITLFSLSYFSNFIFGLTSYLAGPVLYAGSVYVITFYALRQRPVFLNLPAAKYKNLNITESMAKAYCDRLTAIMQSQKPYFDSAFNLPRLSELSSLPSHVISYSLNTILKQNFTEFVNAFRIKEAQSLLVDPKSQSDKIVSIAYDCGFNSLSSFNTAFKKITKITPSEFRLRHANFSNS; encoded by the coding sequence GTGAATGATATATTAACAAAAGTCCTCGAGATCATTGTTTGGGTCGGCGCTCTTCAGAGTTTATTCCTTGCGGTTTATGTGCTGACCGTCAAAAATGAACGCCACAGAGATTCCATTTTGCCGGCCATGCTTTTTATTGTTCTCAGCCTGAGAGTTGCTAAATCAGCGCTGTGGGCGTATTGGGACGCTACGCCGTTATGGGTTCTCAATTTAGGTTTTGCCGCACATGCCTGTATCGGACCTCTGTTTTTTCTGTACGTTTTTGCGTTGTCACGCCCCGAGCGGCAGCTTAATTGGCTGGCATGGACGCATTTCATCCCTGCCGCGTTGATACTTGCCGGCATTCAGAAATTAACGTTATCTGAATTCTGGTATGCCGGATGGTACACGGCATTGCTGATTCAAAACATTATGTATGTTATTGCCGGTTTTATCATCATCTGGCAATATCGGAGAGATCAGGCATTTCCGTTTAGTTGGCTTATCCGGCTGCAGATTGGTATTACTTTATTTAGTTTGTCGTATTTTTCCAATTTTATTTTTGGACTGACATCGTATCTTGCCGGGCCCGTGTTATATGCCGGAAGCGTGTACGTCATTACATTTTATGCCCTTCGTCAACGCCCTGTCTTTCTGAATCTGCCGGCAGCAAAATATAAAAATCTAAATATTACCGAGTCTATGGCAAAAGCGTATTGTGATCGCCTCACAGCAATCATGCAATCGCAAAAACCTTATTTCGATTCAGCATTCAATTTGCCGCGTTTATCCGAATTGTCTTCGCTTCCCAGCCATGTTATTTCTTATAGTTTGAATACGATATTGAAACAAAACTTTACTGAATTTGTGAATGCGTTCAGAATCAAAGAAGCGCAATCGCTATTGGTCGATCCGAAATCTCAGAGCGATAAAATTGTCAGCATTGCATACGACTGCGGATTTAATTCGTTATCTTCGTTTAATACTGCTTTCAAAAAAATCACTAAAATCACTCCATCAGAATTCCGATTACGTCACGCCAATTTTTCCAATTCTTAG
- a CDS encoding aldo/keto reductase — MFTRREILKITGMSCAGVLTGSMKFPSLFADGMIQRLIPSTNEKLPVIGLGTWQTFDVGSSESERQPLKDVLTTMRSIGGRVIDSSPMYGNSEEVVGDLTVMTGTAESFFYATKVWTSGKDEGKIQMMESMKKLRRSVIDLMQIHNVLDWKTHLPVLREWKDAGKIRYIGITHYTASAYSELEKILKSEPVDFVQFNYSLGERDAERSLLQTAQDRGVAVLINRPFAGGSLFQAAKNKPLPQWASELGITSWGQYFLKYIISHPAVTCAIAGTSKPQHLKDNMMAAFGKLPDQVVRKKMSEYFDSL; from the coding sequence ATGTTTACACGGCGTGAAATACTGAAAATCACCGGAATGAGTTGCGCCGGTGTATTGACCGGATCGATGAAATTTCCGTCCTTGTTCGCCGACGGTATGATCCAACGACTGATTCCTTCAACGAATGAAAAATTGCCGGTGATCGGTCTTGGAACATGGCAAACGTTTGATGTCGGCTCATCGGAATCGGAACGACAGCCTCTCAAGGATGTTCTGACAACCATGCGATCGATCGGGGGGCGTGTCATTGATTCGTCTCCGATGTATGGAAATTCCGAAGAAGTCGTCGGCGATCTGACTGTGATGACCGGGACAGCAGAATCGTTTTTCTACGCCACCAAAGTCTGGACATCGGGTAAGGATGAAGGCAAAATCCAAATGATGGAATCGATGAAAAAGCTTCGGCGATCGGTCATTGATCTGATGCAGATTCATAATGTATTGGACTGGAAAACGCATCTTCCGGTTTTACGGGAATGGAAAGACGCGGGAAAGATCCGTTATATCGGCATCACCCATTATACGGCGTCGGCTTACAGCGAATTAGAAAAAATTCTCAAAAGCGAACCGGTTGATTTCGTTCAGTTCAATTACTCACTCGGTGAGCGCGATGCCGAAAGGAGTCTTTTGCAGACGGCACAAGATCGTGGTGTCGCTGTTTTGATCAATCGTCCGTTTGCCGGCGGCTCGCTTTTCCAGGCCGCAAAAAACAAACCTTTGCCGCAGTGGGCAAGTGAATTGGGTATAACAAGTTGGGGCCAGTATTTCCTCAAATACATCATTTCACATCCGGCTGTTACTTGTGCGATAGCAGGAACATCCAAGCCGCAACATTTGAAAGATAATATGATGGCGGCTTTTGGAAAATTGCCTGATCAGGTTGTCAGAAAAAAAATGAGCGAGTATTTCGACTCATTGTAA
- a CDS encoding amidohydrolase family protein — protein sequence MYKKLLLLSIGFFQCLFAQNDGKKWDVENPGYELNEINFTTNEGTWMNLDVSPDGKDIVFDMLGDIYIMPISGGEAKLLRGGLSFEVQPRFSPDGRKISFTSDRSGADNIWIMDRDGSNARQVTKEDFRLLNNAVWTPDGQYLVARKHFTSTRSAGAGEMWMYHISGGQGIQLIKRKNDQQDAGEPVISPDGRYLYFSEDMYPGGTFQYNKDPNNQIYVIRRYDFQKGELTTFISGPGGAARPQISRDGKKIAFIRRVREKTVLYIHDIKTGEEWPVLDQLSKDQQEAWAIFGVYANYNWTPDNQSIIIWAQGKIWKVDVEKSKASEIPFTVNVKQKITDAVRYQQNVAPDEFTVKVIRGAVTSPDGKTLVFNAVGYLWKKELPEGAPVRLTNSNDFEFEPSFSKDGNEIVYVTWNDTAMGAMYSLNMKSSKSKPVKLTAEKGIYRTPQFSADGTKIVYQKEEGNDHQGFAFCTDPGLYWMPSKGGTSTFISAEGEFPKFSADDKRVFYQTGGYLFGDIKKAFKSVDLNGQDVRTHFTSKYTNQFVPSPDNKWIAFNELFKVYIAAMPQTGTAVEIEGGTKSFPVSQVSRDAGINIHWSADGKKLHWTLGDEYFTTELKDRFTFVDGAADTTRPMDTTGIKINLVLKTDKPKGMLALKGARIITMKGDEVIEDGVVIVDGNRITAVGKADQVEIPKNAKIIDVSGKTIMPGIIDAHAHVGNFRYGLSPQKQWQYYANLAYGVTTSHDPSSNTEMIFSQSEMVKAGTMVGPRIFSTGIILYGADGDFKAVINSLDDARSAVRRTKAFGAFSVKSYNQPRREQRQQIIRAAKELEMMVVPEGGSHFFHNISMILDGHTGIEHNIPVAPLYNDVIQLWSKTKVGYTPTLIVSYGAVSGEYYWYQHSNVWEKDRLLRFTPRAIIDARSRHRTMIPEGEYTNGHILVSQSCKKLADAGVKINLGAHGQLQGLGVHWELWMLAQGGLSAMQTLHAATINGAQYLGLDKDLGSIEKGKLADMIILDKNPLDDIHNSETVHYTMINGHLYDTETLNEIGNYDIKRSKFYWENNKYNASFPWHEHTQSFMNNECGCFGGH from the coding sequence ATGTACAAAAAACTTTTACTTTTAAGTATCGGTTTTTTTCAATGTTTATTTGCGCAAAACGACGGCAAAAAATGGGACGTTGAAAATCCGGGATATGAATTGAATGAAATTAATTTTACCACGAACGAAGGTACGTGGATGAATCTCGATGTCAGTCCTGATGGAAAAGATATCGTTTTCGATATGCTTGGCGATATTTATATCATGCCGATTTCCGGTGGCGAAGCAAAATTGTTACGAGGCGGTTTGTCATTTGAAGTGCAGCCGCGCTTCAGCCCGGATGGAAGAAAAATTTCCTTTACCAGTGATCGCAGCGGCGCCGATAATATCTGGATCATGGATCGCGACGGTTCGAATGCCAGGCAAGTTACCAAAGAAGATTTTCGTTTGCTCAATAATGCCGTATGGACGCCGGACGGACAATATCTTGTTGCGCGTAAACACTTCACCAGTACCCGTTCGGCCGGCGCCGGTGAAATGTGGATGTATCACATCAGCGGAGGGCAGGGAATTCAACTGATCAAACGTAAGAACGATCAACAAGATGCAGGCGAGCCGGTTATTTCTCCCGATGGCCGATATTTGTATTTTTCCGAAGACATGTATCCCGGAGGAACTTTTCAATACAACAAAGATCCTAACAATCAAATCTACGTGATTCGCCGGTATGATTTTCAAAAAGGCGAATTAACAACATTTATTTCCGGGCCTGGCGGTGCCGCGCGCCCTCAAATTTCCCGCGACGGAAAAAAAATAGCGTTTATTCGCCGTGTGCGTGAAAAAACGGTGTTGTATATTCACGATATTAAAACCGGTGAAGAATGGCCGGTGTTGGATCAATTGTCCAAAGATCAGCAGGAAGCGTGGGCTATTTTTGGCGTGTATGCGAATTATAACTGGACGCCGGATAATCAGTCGATCATTATTTGGGCGCAAGGCAAAATCTGGAAAGTAGACGTCGAGAAATCGAAAGCATCCGAAATTCCGTTTACGGTGAACGTGAAACAAAAAATCACCGATGCCGTCCGTTATCAACAAAACGTTGCGCCGGACGAATTTACTGTCAAAGTTATTCGCGGCGCTGTGACGTCTCCTGATGGCAAAACTCTGGTCTTTAACGCGGTTGGTTATTTATGGAAAAAAGAATTACCTGAAGGTGCGCCTGTTCGCCTGACGAATAGCAATGATTTTGAATTTGAACCTTCTTTTTCCAAGGATGGCAATGAAATTGTCTACGTTACGTGGAATGATACGGCCATGGGCGCTATGTATTCATTGAACATGAAAAGCTCTAAATCAAAGCCTGTGAAATTGACTGCAGAAAAAGGTATTTATCGTACACCTCAATTTTCTGCCGACGGCACGAAAATCGTTTATCAAAAAGAAGAAGGCAATGATCATCAAGGGTTTGCTTTTTGTACCGATCCGGGTTTGTACTGGATGCCGTCAAAAGGCGGAACATCAACTTTCATTTCTGCCGAAGGAGAATTTCCCAAATTCAGCGCCGACGACAAACGCGTATTTTATCAGACTGGTGGATATCTTTTCGGCGATATCAAGAAAGCTTTCAAAAGCGTCGATCTGAACGGTCAGGACGTACGCACCCATTTTACTTCAAAATATACAAATCAATTTGTTCCAAGTCCTGACAATAAATGGATAGCTTTTAACGAACTGTTTAAAGTTTACATCGCCGCGATGCCTCAAACCGGAACGGCGGTGGAAATTGAAGGCGGCACAAAGTCCTTCCCTGTGAGTCAAGTCAGCCGCGATGCGGGAATTAATATCCATTGGTCGGCGGATGGTAAAAAACTGCATTGGACGCTGGGCGATGAATATTTCACGACTGAATTGAAAGACCGTTTTACTTTTGTTGACGGCGCAGCGGATACAACTCGGCCGATGGACACCACGGGGATCAAAATTAATTTGGTTTTGAAAACAGATAAACCCAAGGGGATGCTGGCTCTTAAAGGAGCGCGAATTATAACTATGAAAGGCGATGAAGTGATCGAAGACGGCGTCGTGATCGTCGATGGCAATCGCATCACGGCTGTTGGAAAAGCAGATCAGGTGGAAATTCCAAAAAATGCCAAGATCATCGATGTCAGCGGCAAAACAATTATGCCGGGTATTATCGACGCCCATGCGCACGTTGGCAATTTCCGGTACGGGCTCAGCCCGCAGAAACAATGGCAATATTATGCCAATCTCGCTTATGGCGTAACGACTTCACACGATCCATCGTCGAATACGGAAATGATTTTCTCTCAGTCGGAAATGGTCAAAGCAGGAACGATGGTTGGCCCGCGCATTTTTTCAACCGGAATTATCTTGTACGGCGCCGATGGTGATTTCAAAGCCGTGATTAATTCGCTCGACGATGCCCGTTCAGCCGTGCGACGTACCAAAGCTTTCGGCGCGTTTTCGGTTAAAAGTTATAACCAACCGCGTCGCGAGCAGCGGCAACAAATTATCCGTGCGGCAAAAGAATTGGAAATGATGGTCGTGCCGGAAGGCGGTTCGCATTTCTTCCATAACATTTCGATGATTCTGGATGGCCATACAGGTATCGAACACAATATTCCCGTCGCGCCGCTTTACAATGACGTCATTCAGTTGTGGTCGAAAACCAAAGTAGGTTATACACCGACTTTGATCGTGAGCTACGGCGCCGTGAGCGGTGAATACTACTGGTATCAACACAGCAATGTCTGGGAAAAAGACCGTTTGTTACGTTTTACTCCGCGTGCCATCATCGACGCGCGTTCGCGCCATCGCACCATGATCCCCGAAGGCGAATACACCAATGGGCATATCTTAGTGTCTCAATCTTGTAAAAAGCTTGCCGATGCAGGAGTAAAAATTAATCTCGGCGCTCACGGACAATTGCAAGGTCTCGGTGTGCATTGGGAATTATGGATGCTGGCGCAAGGCGGTTTAAGTGCCATGCAAACACTCCATGCCGCAACAATTAACGGCGCTCAATATCTTGGATTGGACAAAGACCTTGGTTCAATAGAAAAGGGCAAATTAGCCGATATGATTATCTTAGATAAAAATCCGTTAGACGATATTCATAACTCTGAGACTGTCCATTATACAATGATCAACGGTCATTTATACGATACTGAGACGTTGAATGAAATCGGAAATTATGACATCAAGCGCTCTAAGTTTTATTGGGAGAATAATAAATATAATGCATCATTTCCGTGGCATGAACACACTCAAAGCTTCATGAATAATGAATGCGGTTGCTTTGGAGGTCATTAA
- a CDS encoding DPP IV N-terminal domain-containing protein, which translates to MSRFLLYFFMVSFVACTNGESEKNGNNNVPIQRIAFTELVNGYFQVFVIKDNGTQRIQLSSRNNAAARYPIWTPDGNRVFFIQNDTLWSNNFNGNNVRIHKSEFQILHGFNTTTWHILFANHDSLFVSDSSFTYRTHVMGDPNQAKWSSDEKSIISILRGSENHSSITYLIVTNLENAQIDTIVKSQFIDDFLWTSSAIFYSTLDTLYRVEPLDKSKINLNLIQGLKSGLIWSSSTDQIFYKNSYASLTFRRINGDGSGDTELFTFMSGCGGSSISSDGQSIGLTIYASRSYNLFIVNSDGSNLVSLTTSGDVGFEVSLSP; encoded by the coding sequence ATGAGTAGATTTCTTTTGTACTTCTTTATGGTCTCCTTTGTTGCTTGCACAAACGGTGAATCAGAAAAAAATGGTAACAACAATGTACCTATACAACGAATTGCGTTCACAGAATTAGTAAATGGATATTTTCAAGTTTTTGTAATCAAAGATAATGGAACTCAACGAATTCAGCTTAGTTCAAGAAACAACGCTGCAGCTCGTTATCCTATCTGGACACCAGATGGAAATCGAGTTTTCTTCATACAAAATGATACGCTATGGTCCAATAATTTTAATGGAAATAATGTTCGTATTCATAAATCAGAATTCCAGATCCTTCATGGTTTTAATACTACCACGTGGCATATTCTTTTTGCTAATCACGATTCATTGTTTGTTTCAGATTCATCATTTACATATAGAACCCATGTGATGGGTGATCCAAACCAAGCAAAATGGTCAAGCGATGAAAAAAGTATTATATCAATATTACGAGGATCAGAGAACCATTCGAGCATCACATACTTAATTGTGACAAATTTAGAAAATGCTCAAATTGATACAATTGTCAAAAGTCAGTTCATAGATGATTTTTTATGGACATCTTCAGCAATTTTTTATTCTACTCTCGATACTTTATATAGAGTGGAACCATTAGATAAGTCTAAAATAAATTTGAATTTAATACAAGGGCTAAAGTCAGGACTTATTTGGAGTTCTTCAACTGATCAAATTTTTTACAAAAACAGTTATGCATCATTAACGTTTAGGAGAATTAATGGAGATGGCTCTGGTGATACAGAACTCTTCACTTTTATGAGTGGTTGCGGTGGATCCTCAATCAGCTCTGATGGCCAATCAATTGGATTAACAATTTATGCAAGCCGTAGCTACAATTTATTTATAGTGAATTCCGATGGATCAAATCTTGTTTCATTGACAACATCGGGAGATGTTGGCTTTGAAGTTAGTTTGTCACCATAA